Proteins encoded in a region of the Uloborus diversus isolate 005 chromosome 1, Udiv.v.3.1, whole genome shotgun sequence genome:
- the LOC129234540 gene encoding 8.6 kDa transglutaminase substrate-like, translated as MKTTLLFLVVIGLLAVNIHCTSMPKCDGTCDTSRCPATGPCSCGTYKDYCNCCSFCLKCPGEECSIIASEKCAENYACKRTASRSDPNYYNAPGRCVEDTGADKEH; from the exons ATGAAAACTACGTTGCTGTTTTTGGTAGTCATCGGCTTATT GGCGGTGAATATTCACTGCACTTCAATGCCGAAGTGTGATGGAACATGTGACACATCACGGTGCCCAGCCACTGGACCCTGTTCTTGCGGAACTTATAAAGATTACTGCAATTGTTGCAGTTTCTGTCTGAAG TGCCCTGGAGAAGAATGTAGCATCATAGCATCCGAGAAATGCGCGGAAAACTATGCGTGCAAGCGAACTGCAAGTCGTTCTGATCCCAATTACTACAATGCACCTGGTCGATGTGTAGAAGATACCGGTGCCGACAAGGAACATTGA